The Geoalkalibacter subterraneus genome contains the following window.
GCGACGGTATCGAGTTCGAAGAGGTAGGGGCAGGTGACCCAGAAAAAATTGCCGACCATCTGGTCGGTGGCCCAGGCGGAAAGCAGATCGGAGAGCGAATCGAAAATGTAGAAGGCGCCATGCCCGGCCTCGGTGATGATGGCGTGAATGCGGGCCGCAAAGGTTTCGAACCCCTGCCGGGGATCGAGTTCGTGGATGGTGAGCCCCTCCTGTGCCGTCAAAAGAGGGGGATGGCTGCCGAACCTCATGTAGATGACCGTGCGTTTTTCAGCCAGGGCGCTCTCTGCGAACGGCGTGACGAAGCGCTGATAATCTTCGATGTGGTCTACGCTCCACACCACGTTGTCGCCCAGGCGCAGCCCGTCAAGGACCGTGTCGAGTCGTGGCAGGCCGGTGGGTATTTTTTCCGCGTCGGTCATGTCAAATCCCCTTGCGAGGGCGGTCATGGTTCAAAAGTAAAAAATGGCGTGTGCCTGCTTCTTGTTGGGTCAATTTTTGTATTCTGAAACCACGAAGATGATACAATGGCAACCCCGTCGGCACAAGCTGTGCCTCGATTCATCCGTTTTCTGAAAGTGGAGAGTTGTTCAATGAGGATTCTGCGTTTTTTCTCGGCCTTTTGTGTTCTTGTTCTCGCCGGATGCCTGGCTCCGGTGACTGAAAAACCGGTTGCTGAAAAGGGGCCGCGGGTTGCGACGACATACGATCGCATCAGCGGGTGGGCTGAAAGCGATCCCCGCCCAGGGTTTGACGTTTTTATGAAAAGCTGTCGTTCTCTTGCGCGGCGTGACGGCTGGCGCGATGTCTGTGAATCCGCCAAATGGGTCGATAGCGAAAACCGCACCGAGGTTCTGCGGTTTTTCCACGAATATTTTACCCCTTATCGGCTGCAGACCCCCGATGGGGAGTCGAGCGGCCTGATTACCGGTTACTATGTCCCCAATCTCAATGGCAGCCGCGAGCCGTCCGAACGGTTTTCCTGGCCCCTTTACGGGGTACCCGACGATCTGCTGGTGATCGATCTGCGCGAGGTTTATCCCGCGCTGGGCGATTATCGCCTGCGCGGGCGTCTCGAGGGGCGCCGGGTGGTGCCTTATCTGACCCGCGGCAAAATCGACGGCGAAGAACAGCCGTTGCAGGGCAATGAGCTGTTGTGGGTTGACGACCCGGTGGAACTGTTTTTTCTTCATATCCAGGGGTCGGGACGAATCCAGTTCGAAGACGGCTCGGCGGCCATGGTGAATTATGCCGATCAGAATGGCCACCCCTACCGCTCTATCGGCAAGCTGCTTCTTGATCGCGGGGAGATGACCCGGCACCAGATGTCGATGCAGAACATCCGCGCCTGGGCGCGAGATAACCCTGACAAAACACGCGATCTTCTCGATGAAAACCCCAGTTATATCTTCTTCAGGGAGTTGGACACTGCCGACGGCAATCCGCCGGGAGCCATGGGGCTGCCTTTGACGCCCGGCTACAGCCTGGCTGTCGATCCGCGTTACGTGCCGCTGGGCGCGCCGGTATTCCTCGATACGCGCTGGCCTGGTGAAGAGCGTCCTCTGCAGCGCCTGATGGGCGCGCAGGATACCGGCGGCGCCATCAAGGGTGCGGTGCGCGGCGACTTTTACTGGGGAGTAGGAGAGGAGGCCGGATCCTACGCCGGGCGCATGAAACAGCAGGGCGCCCTGTGGCTACTGCTCCCCCGGGAGCCTGAAAAACAGTCCCCTCCAACGGGGGAGGGTTAGGGTGGGGGCTGTCAGGGCCGCAGCTCGGGCTTTCTCTTCTTTCAACAGCTCCCCCCTCCCGACCTCCCCCCGCTGGGGGGAGGAGATCAGCTTTGGAGGGCAGCCCAATGCTCTGCAATGCGCGTCGCAGTCTCCTCTACGTTGAGACCTTCCGTGTTGATGCGCAGGTCGGCATAGCGCAGGTAGAGCGGCCGGCGTTGACGATACAGGTCTGCAAGCGTCTCCCCGGGATCGATCACCAGCCCGCGACTGTCCATGTCGCTGATCCTCTGCTGTAGGTTCGCCAGCGGGACATCAAGGAAAACGACGGTGCCCCGGTCTTTCAGAGCCGTCATCCCTTTTTGGCTGTAGACCGCAGACCCGCCGGTGGAGATCACGCTTTCGTGCGTGCACAAGGTGAGCAGAACCTGCTCCTCGTGTTTTTTGAAGCTTTCAAGCCCTTCGTTGGCAATGATCTCCTGCAAGTGCCTGCCGGTACGGCGCTGAATGAGCAGATCGGTATCAATGAAATCGAAGCCAAGGCGCTTGGCCAGAACCACCCCGACGGTACTTTTGCCCGCGCCGGGCATGCCGATCAGAATAACATTGTCCCGCTCTCCCTTCATAGCGCTTCCTTCCCCAAAGCCCAAAGCCCAAAAAAGGGCGAAGCCGCAGCTCCACCCTTTTCATCATTCTCACTGTTTGCCTGTCATATTGCGGTCAGGCATCGGCGATCTTGAGCACGATCTTGCCGAAGTGCTTGTCCTCATCCATCATGCGGTGCGCCTCGGCGACCTGGTCGAGGGGGAAGACCTTCTCGATAATAGGCACGATAGAGCGATCGGCAAAGCGGGGCAGGGCGCGTCGGGCGAATTCGGCAATAATCTCGCCTTTTTCGGAGACCGGACGCGAGCGCAGCACCGAACCGATGATCTGCTGGCGCTTGACCATCATCAGGGCCAGGTTGAGTTCGGCCTTGATACCGCTGATGACGCCGATGACGACCAGGCGGCCGGTGTAGCCCAGCGATTTCATGTTGGGCTCCAGGTATTTTGCGCCGACATGGTCAAGGATCAGGTTGACCCCTTTTTTCTGGGTAAACTCCTTGATCATGTCGCTGAAGTCAGGGGTCTGAGTGTAATCGATGACGAGGTCGGCCCCCAGCTCCTTGACCCGCTCCATTTTGCTCGGGTGGGCGGTGACGACCAGCTTGCTGTTGGGGGTCAGAGCCTTGCTCAGCTGAATGCCGGCCGTGTTCACGCCGCCGCCGCCGCCATGCAGGATGGCGGTCTGGCTGTCCTGGAACTCGCCGATCATAAAGACGTTGAGAAAGGCCGTGATGTAGGACTCGCACACGCAGGCGGCTTCCTCGAAGCTCATGCTGTCAGGGATACGCATCAGGTGATCGGCATAGGCCACGGCATATTCCGCATAGCCGCCGCCGCCGACCAGCGACATGACCCGCTCGCCTTTTTCCCACCCGCTGACGCCGGGACCGACTTCTTCGATGACCCCTGAGACTTCAAGGCCCAGAATCTCCGAGTCTCCCGGAGGCGGCGGATATTTTCCTTCGCGCTGAACCAGGTCGGGGCGGTTGATGGACGTCGCCACAACTTTAACCAGCACCTCCCCCTCTTTGGGCGTGGGCTTGTCCGTCTCCCCTACCTTTAAAACATCGATTCCTCCAAAGCCGTCGAGCAATACTGCTTTCATGCAATCCTCCTTGCAGCAGGCGGCACCTGCGCACTTGTCGTTTAAATTTCAGATAAAACGCTGTTGTTGATTATAGGGGATCCAGTGGCGCATGCAACCGGAAAACTATATTTCTGCGGTTTGAGGTTTTTTTCGGGTGAATCTGGATAATTCCTCCGTTCGTGGTATAAGTATTTGAAAAATACAAGAAAACTACTTTAAATGAGGATTGTGTGAAGAAGGTTCTGGTGGTTGACGATCAGGTAAGCGTGCGTCGGCTGATCGAGATAACCCTCGTCGACACTGGTGTCGAGGTGATTCAGGCCGACAGCGGCGAGCAGGCGGTGGAGCAGGTTCGCGCCGA
Protein-coding sequences here:
- a CDS encoding shikimate kinase; translation: MKGERDNVILIGMPGAGKSTVGVVLAKRLGFDFIDTDLLIQRRTGRHLQEIIANEGLESFKKHEEQVLLTLCTHESVISTGGSAVYSQKGMTALKDRGTVVFLDVPLANLQQRISDMDSRGLVIDPGETLADLYRQRRPLYLRYADLRINTEGLNVEETATRIAEHWAALQS
- the mltA gene encoding murein transglycosylase A, with protein sequence MRILRFFSAFCVLVLAGCLAPVTEKPVAEKGPRVATTYDRISGWAESDPRPGFDVFMKSCRSLARRDGWRDVCESAKWVDSENRTEVLRFFHEYFTPYRLQTPDGESSGLITGYYVPNLNGSREPSERFSWPLYGVPDDLLVIDLREVYPALGDYRLRGRLEGRRVVPYLTRGKIDGEEQPLQGNELLWVDDPVELFFLHIQGSGRIQFEDGSAAMVNYADQNGHPYRSIGKLLLDRGEMTRHQMSMQNIRAWARDNPDKTRDLLDENPSYIFFRELDTADGNPPGAMGLPLTPGYSLAVDPRYVPLGAPVFLDTRWPGEERPLQRLMGAQDTGGAIKGAVRGDFYWGVGEEAGSYAGRMKQQGALWLLLPREPEKQSPPTGEG
- a CDS encoding NAD(P)H-quinone oxidoreductase, with product MKAVLLDGFGGIDVLKVGETDKPTPKEGEVLVKVVATSINRPDLVQREGKYPPPPGDSEILGLEVSGVIEEVGPGVSGWEKGERVMSLVGGGGYAEYAVAYADHLMRIPDSMSFEEAACVCESYITAFLNVFMIGEFQDSQTAILHGGGGGVNTAGIQLSKALTPNSKLVVTAHPSKMERVKELGADLVIDYTQTPDFSDMIKEFTQKKGVNLILDHVGAKYLEPNMKSLGYTGRLVVIGVISGIKAELNLALMMVKRQQIIGSVLRSRPVSEKGEIIAEFARRALPRFADRSIVPIIEKVFPLDQVAEAHRMMDEDKHFGKIVLKIADA